In Paraburkholderia caribensis, a single window of DNA contains:
- a CDS encoding Rne/Rng family ribonuclease: MKRMLFNATQQEELRVAIVDGQKLIDIDIETAGREQRKGNIYKGIVTRIEPSLEACFVNYGEDRHGFLPFKEVARQYFREGIDMRSARIQDALKEGQELIVQVEKEERGNKGAALTTFISLAGRYLVLMPNNPRGGGVSRRIEGDDRQELRETMSQLQLPEGMSIIARTAGIGRSAEELQWDLNYLMQLWRAIEAASQSGSQGQPMLIYLESSLVIRAIRDYFQPDIGEILIDTTEIHDQARAFMDIVMPDNVNKVKRYHDDVPLFSRFQIEHQIETAYSRTVPLPSGGAIVIDHTEALVAIDVNSARATKGADIEETATRTNLEAADEVARQLRLRDLGGLIVIDFIDMESAKSQREVEQRLKDALKHDRARVQMGKISRFGLMELSRQRLRPALSEGSHVTCPRCNGTGHIRDTESSALQVLRIIQEEAMKENTAAIHCQVPVEVTAFLLNEKRSEINKIESRFKVNVVLVPNKHLDTPHYKLERLRHDDARLDDPRASWKMAEEAARELESETGYSKRAEEVKPKQEAAVKGITPEKPAPSAPVRTPAPAAATVEVKPATGGFIGWLKGLFGVQPAAPAPAPAPVEKTAKPARGERTERGERTGERGGDRNRNRRNGAGGRDAAGRGEGAATQGRQGQPSQRGERQEREPREAREPRAGREPREGREPREAREPREARPERVERGQERAERAETAEATRGERQERPDRGERRERGERGERRKQQPEAADALSQNEAQADVAGQAQANLMGGAAPIDDARDGEERRRRRRGRRGGRRERDEEGVNVNTAADVAEAEGETAVAASAEAPVRAPEHTGRHETQPQAVEAAQQQPAQEVKPVEVVVAAVATGAAVVSELHASAETPALAVEKAAKAEAIVPADEAPVATRTEAAAETPAAFEPQAVEPVATTQAPVEAPAPVETIAAAPVAEAPVVVESVAEPVAAAPAPAARAEAAQPAVEAPVATQPVVEPVVQPVAEPIADVAPAQPAAEPVVTETVTEEVTEPAPTAAAAEPQPVRTNGVSAGRQSTQSLEAMLESAGLVWVNTDSDKLRVAQEAAAQAVKPARAPRERKPLPAADTTPMQQVETAKQPQ; encoded by the coding sequence ATGAAACGCATGTTGTTTAATGCGACGCAGCAGGAAGAACTGCGCGTCGCCATCGTCGATGGGCAAAAACTCATCGACATCGACATCGAAACCGCCGGGCGCGAACAGCGCAAAGGCAATATCTACAAGGGGATCGTGACGCGCATCGAGCCGTCGCTCGAAGCCTGCTTCGTCAACTACGGCGAAGACCGCCATGGTTTTCTCCCGTTCAAGGAAGTCGCCCGCCAGTACTTCCGCGAAGGCATCGACATGCGCTCGGCGCGCATCCAGGATGCCCTGAAAGAAGGACAGGAACTGATCGTTCAGGTCGAGAAGGAAGAACGCGGCAACAAGGGCGCAGCCCTTACCACGTTCATCTCGCTCGCCGGCCGCTACCTCGTGCTGATGCCGAACAATCCGCGCGGCGGCGGCGTGTCGCGCCGGATCGAAGGCGACGACCGCCAGGAACTGCGCGAAACGATGTCCCAGCTGCAACTGCCCGAAGGCATGAGCATCATCGCGCGCACGGCGGGTATCGGCCGCAGCGCGGAAGAGCTGCAGTGGGACCTGAACTACCTGATGCAGCTGTGGCGCGCAATCGAAGCCGCGTCGCAAAGCGGCTCGCAGGGTCAGCCGATGCTGATCTATCTGGAATCGAGCCTCGTGATCCGCGCGATTCGCGACTACTTCCAGCCGGACATCGGCGAAATCCTCATCGACACCACGGAAATCCACGACCAGGCACGCGCCTTCATGGATATCGTGATGCCGGACAATGTCAACAAGGTGAAGCGGTATCACGACGACGTGCCGCTTTTCTCGCGCTTCCAGATCGAGCACCAGATCGAGACGGCGTACTCGCGCACGGTGCCGCTGCCGTCGGGCGGCGCGATCGTGATCGACCACACGGAAGCGCTCGTCGCGATCGACGTGAACTCGGCGCGCGCCACCAAGGGCGCCGACATCGAGGAAACGGCCACCCGCACGAACCTCGAAGCCGCCGACGAAGTCGCGCGCCAGCTGCGTCTGCGCGACCTGGGCGGCCTGATCGTGATCGACTTCATCGACATGGAGTCGGCCAAGAGCCAGCGCGAAGTCGAGCAACGCCTGAAAGACGCGCTCAAGCACGACCGCGCGCGCGTCCAGATGGGCAAGATCTCGCGCTTCGGCCTGATGGAACTGTCGCGCCAGCGTCTGCGTCCGGCGCTGTCGGAAGGCAGCCACGTGACCTGCCCGCGCTGTAATGGCACGGGCCACATCCGCGATACCGAATCGTCCGCACTGCAAGTGCTGCGGATCATTCAGGAAGAAGCGATGAAGGAAAACACGGCAGCGATCCACTGCCAGGTTCCCGTCGAAGTCACGGCCTTCCTGCTCAACGAGAAGCGTTCGGAAATCAACAAGATCGAATCGCGCTTCAAGGTCAACGTCGTGCTGGTGCCGAACAAGCACCTCGACACGCCGCACTACAAGCTCGAGCGTCTGCGTCACGACGACGCACGCCTCGACGATCCGCGCGCGTCGTGGAAGATGGCCGAGGAAGCCGCCCGCGAACTGGAATCGGAAACGGGCTACAGCAAGCGCGCCGAAGAGGTGAAGCCGAAGCAGGAAGCGGCTGTGAAGGGCATCACGCCTGAAAAGCCGGCGCCGAGCGCGCCCGTGCGCACGCCGGCCCCCGCTGCCGCCACGGTCGAAGTCAAGCCTGCTACGGGCGGCTTCATCGGCTGGCTGAAGGGTCTGTTCGGCGTACAACCGGCGGCTCCCGCTCCCGCGCCCGCACCCGTCGAGAAGACGGCGAAGCCCGCACGCGGCGAACGCACCGAGCGCGGTGAGCGCACGGGCGAACGCGGCGGCGATCGTAACCGCAACCGTCGCAACGGCGCAGGTGGCCGCGATGCGGCGGGTCGTGGCGAAGGCGCGGCAACGCAAGGCCGCCAGGGTCAGCCGTCGCAACGCGGCGAACGTCAGGAACGCGAACCGCGAGAAGCACGTGAACCGCGCGCCGGCCGCGAGCCGCGCGAAGGCCGCGAGCCACGTGAGGCACGCGAACCGCGCGAGGCACGTCCGGAGCGCGTCGAACGGGGTCAGGAGCGTGCGGAACGCGCCGAAACCGCTGAAGCAACGCGCGGCGAGCGTCAGGAACGCCCGGATCGTGGCGAGCGCCGCGAGCGTGGCGAACGCGGTGAGCGCCGCAAGCAGCAGCCTGAAGCAGCCGACGCGCTGAGCCAAAACGAGGCTCAGGCCGATGTCGCCGGACAGGCGCAAGCGAATCTGATGGGTGGCGCAGCCCCCATTGACGACGCGCGTGATGGCGAAGAGCGTCGTCGTCGCCGTCGCGGTCGCCGTGGTGGGCGTCGCGAGCGTGACGAAGAAGGCGTGAACGTGAACACGGCCGCCGACGTCGCGGAAGCGGAAGGCGAAACGGCAGTGGCAGCATCGGCGGAAGCGCCCGTGCGCGCACCGGAACACACGGGACGTCACGAGACGCAGCCGCAAGCGGTCGAAGCAGCACAACAGCAGCCGGCACAGGAAGTGAAGCCGGTCGAGGTCGTCGTGGCAGCCGTCGCGACGGGCGCCGCCGTGGTCAGCGAATTGCACGCATCGGCTGAAACGCCGGCGCTGGCTGTCGAAAAGGCTGCGAAGGCGGAAGCCATCGTGCCGGCCGACGAAGCGCCCGTTGCAACGCGCACGGAAGCAGCCGCCGAAACGCCGGCCGCTTTCGAGCCGCAAGCAGTTGAGCCTGTCGCAACGACGCAAGCGCCCGTTGAAGCGCCCGCGCCCGTCGAGACCATTGCGGCAGCACCCGTCGCCGAAGCGCCTGTCGTCGTCGAGTCCGTCGCGGAGCCGGTTGCAGCGGCTCCGGCCCCGGCAGCGCGTGCGGAAGCAGCGCAGCCGGCCGTCGAAGCGCCCGTTGCAACGCAGCCTGTCGTCGAGCCGGTTGTTCAGCCGGTCGCGGAACCCATCGCAGACGTCGCGCCAGCGCAACCCGCAGCGGAACCGGTCGTAACGGAAACCGTAACGGAAGAGGTAACGGAACCCGCACCGACCGCCGCAGCAGCCGAGCCGCAACCCGTTCGTACGAACGGCGTATCGGCCGGCCGTCAGTCGACGCAAAGCCTCGAAGCGATGCTGGAAAGTGCCGGCCTCGTCTGGGTCAACACCGACTCGGACAAGCTGCGTGTCGCGCAGGAAGCTGCCGCGCAAGCGGTGAAGCCCGCACGCGCGCCGCGCGAGCGCAAGCCGCTTCCGGCCGCCGACACGACGCCGATGCAACAGGTCGAAACCGCAAAGCAGCCGCAGTAA